A single window of Oerskovia paurometabola DNA harbors:
- a CDS encoding HtaA domain-containing protein yields MLITQRGGRRRALASLLTGALVAGLTFVGVAPAGAAADTVSGGSATWNFTDGWTGYVTGPIAKGTVTPAMVDGKSVYKPASGSLDAAGTGTVRFAGSTTYSGHDGALGLTISDLTLRLTSPTAGVLTADFGGTINAGTGNDAKVADVTVAPTRTGDTLTLVASGTVSNDLAAVSDYFSAYVGKPMSTLTATLDAPLPVAPAATTSTTLAVSPGGTSVEGTALALSATVAPAAAGAVEFFDGATSLGTATVSDGVARRDVTPTTVGERSFTARFTPADAAAFTASTSAGVAHTVTAKQVDPPAPVADPQVTVTPNKDVDPAVANTFTISGTGFVGAGAKYGAYVLLGETSLWSGGSALPGTGWLQQAFVPAALVKDGAFTTTITVPAGTLDASKSYQVATSAAHGLSVTDRSLDTLTPITLQGEEPQAPVFEPKVEVFAADGKTPLGNTVVRPGDEIVVKGTGFDPASNVGGRGAPIPANLPQGSYVVFGSFAKDWQPSTGAPSSARKAGPQAWALAESVLDQVPPQYQGAIRKDWVNISADGSFTAKLKLTTLDAIEGGTFGVYTYAAGGMKNAAQEKAVVVNFTNAPAPVFEPKVEVFAADGKTPLGNTVVRPGDEIVVKGTGFDPASNVGGYGNPIPKTLPQGNYVVFGAFAESWKPSAGATGAARKVGSQVWALSETVLEQLTPTNQAIIRAQWVDITAEGSFTARLTLKAPAALEGGRFGVYTYGAGGVTNAAQELSVPVNFTEKPAPGPLTIAPGLPEVVPGGKQTLTVDGLGEGDKVQSVLIDGAPATFSSTGAALTVSVPRSAPAGTTTVTVVSALGAHGEATFTIVKPTVTVTPSGDVDPSVANTFTITGSGFVGAGASNGTYVLLGDAAIWKGEGPLVAAGWLQLAHVASIVDGKFTKTITVPAGSFDPSKDYVVATSAAHGLSITDRTLDTFSPIRLTSAAPVAVKTATTLTAASAEVALGAAAELAATVTPTTATGTVEFLRGDSVVARIPVVQGKAAIGVPTSVLGPVQFSARFVPADAATFEPSASQTVTVTAVEGPPVDATLPVGDLQWGVKESFRTYITGGIAKGGAVASAGATVKDGTFDFRQTGGSWKPGTLLGTAEYGGTVTFSGHDGLLNLTLSNPTVDVTSPGKGTLVVDVRSANLDGTTFDAKRVRFASLALNGAIEHESGSVTYVNVATTLTDAGSKAFSGFYPAGTELDPLFFVMGANSTSGGGTGGSIGTPNDGSGTTTVDPAKATLSTYQVVPGGKVTISGVGFGANEAGLKSVIRSTPRTLATGVTANAGGAASATVTIPKNLEPGEHTLSLEGANHKVSAIITVTGTTSTSGGSAAQQCYAQGVNGATLSWGVSDAFRAYIAGPIAKGSVSTSGVKDNGSSYTWSGGKGSFNTDLGKGRTSFAGSVKFTGHDGILDLQISNPRVQVDGGSGTLIVDVVSSDMQGNKSTSKGVAFASLNLSGKKSTSGSTITWTGASATLTAAGAKAFAGFYEPGTALAPVTFSFPVGGDVECDVHSGLADTGADSATVAAFGVMLLLGGAGLLAASKRRRARVDA; encoded by the coding sequence GTGCTCATCACGCAACGGGGAGGGCGCCGACGCGCCCTCGCGTCACTCCTGACCGGAGCGCTCGTCGCCGGTCTCACGTTCGTCGGAGTCGCTCCGGCAGGGGCCGCCGCCGACACGGTGTCGGGTGGCAGCGCCACCTGGAACTTCACGGACGGCTGGACGGGCTACGTCACGGGCCCGATCGCCAAGGGGACCGTCACGCCTGCCATGGTCGACGGGAAGTCGGTCTACAAGCCGGCGTCCGGATCGCTCGACGCGGCGGGCACGGGGACCGTGAGGTTCGCCGGGTCGACCACGTACTCGGGCCACGACGGCGCCCTGGGCCTCACCATCTCGGACCTGACGCTCCGGCTGACCTCCCCGACGGCGGGCGTGCTCACGGCCGACTTCGGGGGCACGATCAACGCGGGCACCGGGAACGACGCGAAGGTCGCCGACGTCACGGTCGCCCCGACGCGGACCGGTGACACCCTGACCCTCGTCGCGAGCGGTACCGTCTCGAACGACCTCGCTGCGGTCTCGGACTACTTCAGCGCGTACGTCGGCAAGCCCATGTCCACCCTGACGGCGACGCTCGATGCGCCGCTCCCGGTGGCCCCCGCGGCGACGACCTCGACCACGCTCGCGGTCTCCCCGGGCGGCACCTCGGTCGAGGGCACGGCCCTCGCGCTGAGCGCGACGGTCGCACCCGCTGCCGCGGGCGCGGTCGAGTTCTTCGACGGCGCCACGTCGCTCGGCACCGCCACGGTGTCCGACGGCGTCGCCCGCCGCGACGTCACGCCCACGACGGTGGGGGAGCGCTCCTTCACCGCGCGCTTCACCCCGGCCGACGCCGCGGCCTTCACGGCGTCGACGTCCGCCGGCGTCGCGCACACCGTGACGGCCAAGCAGGTCGATCCGCCGGCCCCGGTCGCCGACCCCCAGGTCACGGTCACGCCGAACAAGGACGTCGACCCGGCCGTCGCGAACACGTTCACGATCTCGGGCACCGGTTTCGTCGGAGCGGGCGCGAAGTACGGCGCGTACGTGCTGCTCGGCGAGACCTCGCTCTGGAGCGGCGGCTCGGCGCTTCCCGGCACGGGCTGGCTCCAGCAGGCCTTCGTGCCCGCCGCGCTCGTCAAGGACGGCGCGTTCACGACCACGATCACGGTCCCGGCAGGCACGCTCGACGCGTCGAAGTCCTATCAGGTGGCCACCTCGGCCGCGCACGGGCTGTCGGTCACCGACCGCTCGCTCGACACCCTCACCCCGATCACCCTCCAGGGCGAGGAGCCGCAGGCCCCGGTGTTCGAGCCGAAGGTCGAGGTCTTCGCCGCTGACGGGAAGACGCCGCTGGGGAACACGGTGGTTCGTCCCGGTGACGAGATCGTCGTGAAGGGCACCGGGTTCGACCCGGCGTCGAACGTCGGCGGCCGCGGGGCCCCGATCCCGGCGAACCTGCCGCAGGGCAGCTACGTGGTCTTCGGGTCGTTCGCCAAGGACTGGCAGCCCTCGACGGGGGCGCCGTCTTCGGCCCGCAAGGCGGGGCCGCAGGCCTGGGCCCTGGCCGAGTCGGTGCTGGACCAGGTCCCGCCGCAGTACCAGGGCGCGATCCGCAAGGACTGGGTCAACATCTCCGCCGACGGCTCGTTCACGGCGAAGCTGAAGCTCACCACGCTCGACGCGATCGAGGGCGGTACGTTCGGCGTCTACACGTACGCCGCAGGCGGCATGAAGAACGCCGCGCAGGAGAAGGCGGTCGTGGTCAACTTCACCAACGCGCCGGCCCCGGTGTTCGAGCCGAAGGTCGAGGTCTTCGCCGCTGACGGGAAGACGCCGCTGGGGAACACGGTGGTTCGTCCTGGTGACGAGATCGTCGTGAAGGGCACCGGGTTCGACCCGGCGTCGAACGTCGGTGGGTACGGTAACCCGATCCCGAAGACGCTGCCGCAGGGCAACTACGTGGTGTTCGGTGCGTTCGCGGAGAGCTGGAAGCCGTCTGCCGGGGCGACGGGCGCTGCTCGCAAGGTCGGGTCGCAGGTATGGGCCTTGTCCGAGACGGTGCTCGAGCAGCTGACCCCGACGAATCAGGCGATCATCCGGGCTCAGTGGGTCGACATCACGGCCGAGGGCTCGTTCACGGCCAGGCTCACGCTCAAGGCTCCCGCCGCGCTCGAAGGTGGCCGCTTCGGTGTCTACACCTACGGTGCCGGCGGCGTGACGAACGCTGCTCAGGAGCTCTCCGTCCCCGTGAACTTCACGGAGAAGCCGGCCCCCGGGCCGCTGACCATCGCCCCGGGCCTGCCCGAGGTGGTCCCTGGAGGCAAGCAGACCCTGACGGTCGACGGCCTCGGTGAGGGCGACAAGGTCCAGTCGGTCCTGATCGACGGCGCTCCCGCGACGTTCTCGTCCACGGGTGCCGCGCTCACCGTCTCGGTCCCCAGGTCGGCCCCCGCAGGGACGACGACGGTCACGGTCGTGAGTGCGCTCGGTGCGCACGGCGAGGCGACCTTCACGATCGTGAAGCCCACCGTGACGGTCACACCGAGCGGCGACGTCGACCCGTCGGTCGCGAACACCTTCACCATCACGGGCAGCGGCTTCGTGGGTGCCGGCGCCTCGAACGGCACCTACGTCCTGCTGGGCGACGCGGCGATCTGGAAGGGCGAGGGACCGCTGGTCGCCGCCGGCTGGCTGCAGCTCGCGCACGTGGCCTCGATCGTCGACGGGAAGTTCACCAAGACGATCACGGTCCCTGCCGGGTCGTTCGACCCGTCCAAGGACTACGTCGTCGCCACCTCCGCGGCGCACGGGCTCTCCATCACCGACCGCACGCTCGACACCTTCTCCCCGATCAGGCTCACGTCGGCCGCCCCGGTGGCCGTCAAGACGGCCACGACGTTGACCGCGGCGTCCGCCGAGGTGGCGCTCGGCGCCGCGGCAGAGCTCGCGGCGACCGTCACGCCCACCACCGCGACAGGGACCGTCGAGTTCCTGCGCGGAGACTCGGTCGTGGCTCGGATCCCGGTCGTCCAGGGCAAGGCGGCGATCGGCGTGCCGACCTCCGTGCTCGGCCCGGTCCAGTTCTCGGCGCGGTTCGTGCCGGCGGACGCGGCGACGTTCGAGCCGTCGGCGTCGCAGACCGTCACGGTGACTGCCGTCGAAGGGCCGCCCGTCGACGCCACCCTTCCGGTGGGCGACCTCCAGTGGGGCGTCAAGGAGAGCTTCCGTACCTACATCACGGGGGGCATCGCCAAGGGCGGCGCCGTGGCGTCCGCCGGTGCCACCGTCAAGGACGGGACGTTCGACTTCCGTCAGACCGGCGGTTCGTGGAAGCCCGGAACCCTCCTCGGGACCGCCGAGTACGGCGGGACGGTCACCTTCTCGGGTCACGACGGGTTGCTCAACCTCACCCTCTCGAACCCGACGGTCGACGTGACGTCGCCCGGCAAGGGCACCCTCGTCGTCGACGTGCGGTCCGCGAACCTCGACGGGACCACGTTCGACGCCAAGCGCGTCCGGTTCGCCTCGCTCGCGCTGAACGGTGCGATCGAGCACGAGAGCGGCTCGGTCACCTACGTCAACGTCGCCACGACCCTGACCGACGCGGGTTCGAAGGCGTTCTCGGGCTTCTACCCCGCGGGTACGGAGCTCGACCCGCTGTTCTTCGTGATGGGTGCCAACAGCACCTCGGGCGGTGGTACAGGTGGCAGCATCGGCACCCCGAACGACGGTTCCGGCACCACGACGGTCGACCCCGCCAAGGCCACCCTCTCGACCTACCAGGTCGTGCCCGGCGGCAAGGTCACGATCAGCGGTGTGGGCTTCGGCGCGAACGAGGCCGGCCTCAAGTCGGTCATCCGGTCGACGCCGCGCACCCTCGCGACCGGGGTCACGGCCAACGCCGGCGGCGCCGCGTCGGCCACGGTGACGATCCCGAAGAACCTCGAGCCGGGGGAGCACACGCTGTCCCTCGAGGGTGCGAACCACAAGGTCTCCGCGATCATCACCGTCACGGGCACGACCAGCACCTCGGGCGGTTCCGCCGCCCAGCAGTGCTACGCGCAGGGCGTCAACGGTGCGACGCTGAGCTGGGGCGTGAGCGACGCGTTCCGCGCATACATCGCCGGCCCGATCGCCAAGGGCTCGGTCTCGACGAGCGGAGTTAAGGACAACGGCTCCTCGTACACGTGGAGCGGTGGCAAGGGATCCTTCAACACCGATCTCGGCAAGGGACGCACGAGCTTTGCCGGCTCGGTGAAGTTCACGGGGCACGACGGCATCCTGGACCTGCAGATCTCGAACCCGCGCGTTCAGGTCGACGGTGGCTCGGGCACCCTGATCGTCGACGTGGTGAGCAGCGACATGCAGGGCAACAAGTCCACGAGCAAGGGCGTCGCGTTCGCGAGCCTGAACCTCTCGGGCAAGAAGTCGACCTCGGGCAGCACGATCACGTGGACGGGCGCCTCCGCCACGCTGACCGCCGCGGGCGCCAAGGCGTTCGCGGGCTTCTACGAGCCGGGGACGGCGCTCGCCCCCGTCACGTTCAGCTTCCCGGTCGGCGGCGACGTCGAGTGCGACGTGCACTCGGGCCTCGCTGACACCGGCGCCGACTCGGCGACGGTCGCGGCCTTCGGGGTGATGCTGCTCCTGGGCGGCGCTGGCCTGCTCGCCGCGAGCAAGCGCCGTCGGGCACGCGTCGACGCCTGA
- a CDS encoding response regulator — MTSTDDRLRTLIVEDDPLVSRLHRGFVESHPRFVVVGEARTGAEAVRAISVLEPDLVLLDIYLPDTSGFAVLNQLRRRPGPPVDVIATTAARELDSVRRAMAGGVQHYLVKPFTAAVLRGRLDEVVRFRAQVRATDGALDQATVDRLVRQARNEGPQLPKGLSDRSLELVVGALVDVCRTGSVDASAVDVAEATGMSRVSARRYLEHLVTVGQAEVNPRYGSAGRPENRYKPLLAVSAESPS, encoded by the coding sequence ATGACTTCCACAGACGACCGACTGCGCACCCTGATCGTCGAGGACGATCCCCTCGTCTCCCGCCTGCACCGCGGGTTCGTGGAGAGCCACCCCCGCTTCGTCGTCGTCGGCGAGGCCCGCACGGGCGCGGAGGCGGTGCGAGCGATCTCGGTGCTCGAGCCGGACCTCGTCCTGCTCGACATCTACCTGCCCGACACGAGCGGGTTCGCGGTGCTGAACCAGCTCCGTCGGCGGCCCGGTCCCCCGGTCGACGTGATCGCGACGACGGCGGCACGCGAGCTCGACAGCGTGCGGCGCGCCATGGCGGGCGGGGTGCAGCACTACCTCGTCAAGCCGTTCACCGCGGCCGTGCTGCGCGGCCGCCTCGACGAGGTCGTCCGGTTCCGCGCGCAGGTGCGGGCGACCGACGGCGCTCTCGACCAGGCCACGGTCGACCGGCTCGTCCGGCAGGCCCGCAACGAGGGCCCCCAGCTGCCCAAGGGCCTGTCCGACCGCAGCCTGGAGCTCGTCGTCGGGGCTCTCGTCGACGTGTGCAGGACCGGGTCGGTGGACGCCTCGGCGGTCGACGTGGCCGAGGCGACCGGCATGTCCCGGGTCAGCGCCCGGCGCTACCTCGAGCACCTCGTCACGGTCGGCCAGGCCGAGGTCAACCCGCGGTACGGCTCGGCCGGTCGACCCGAGAACCGCTACAAGCCGCTCCTCGCTGTCAGCGCGGAGTCGCCGTCCTAG